In Quercus lobata isolate SW786 chromosome 12, ValleyOak3.0 Primary Assembly, whole genome shotgun sequence, a genomic segment contains:
- the LOC115969937 gene encoding membrane-anchored ubiquitin-fold protein 3-like, translating to MGEGEETIELRFRIYDGTDIGQGAYALSITAATLKQKLVAEWPKDKTVTPKSVNDVKLIHAGKILEDNKTLADSKITIGDLPGGVVTMHVVVQPPVAKKKTDKNEEQMHKMNACTCNIL from the exons ATGGGTGAAGGAGAGGAGACTATTGAGCTTAGATTCAGGATTTATGATGGTACAGATATAGGCCAGGGTGCTTATGCATTATCAATAACAGCTGCAACTCTTAAGCAAAAGCTTGTTGCTGAGTGGCCTAAAG ACAAAACAGTCACACCCAAGTCAGTAAATGATGTAAAACTCATACATGCTGGTAAAATTTTGGAAGATAACAAGACACTTGCTGATTCCAAAATAACCATTGGCGACCTTCCTGGTGGGGTTGTTACCATGCATGTGGTAGTACAGCCTCCTGTAGCCAAGAAGAAGACAG ACAAAAATGAGGAGCAGATGCACAAGATGAATGCATGCACATGTAACATCCTTTAA